In the genome of Aedes aegypti strain LVP_AGWG chromosome 2, AaegL5.0 Primary Assembly, whole genome shotgun sequence, the window tccttcttttaatttttgtcaatgtgatatttagggccctattttatcagtcgagtcgatcaaaaacgactccaCTGGAGTCtttgtcgaccaaaaaatttcgctcgaatcggctctgtcactcgagtttatcgacagttgtcactttatgtgactagaatactatgggagtcgacgggttacatctgaaatatgcatgcttgcttcgatcgacaatgactacagatgagtcacatgaaaccgcccgatttacaaaatagaccccttagttgttgattttttctgctgtttatttttttttggaaatgtaactcaaagatctataacaaaCAAAacagattataattaggttgttaaaggctgcattatcAGTAAATATAAAAgctattaccaattttatgcaaaacataaatcacccgaaggactcgatactgttgcagtctgtgagagttgctgctctcgaacgctctcgtgccacgtaccaaacgagagagtgaatgtttacattcatagggctctccgaatgcgatgtgccacgaactgttatggttcgcgaactgtaacactctccgaatatggttcgttcggcttattctgatcgaaatccaaacactgagggttttgcatcaaaatctcaaacgtgagatttgcgaagcagatctcttatgagtttgctctcacgggagagcgtattgattgagatttgattgTGAGTCTATCAACTGCACagcatttcaaattaatttttgaCAATTATTGGGGACTCTTGGGGAACCTCTAGAAGACACTAACGAAACCCTTGGAAATTCTTTGGAGCCCCTCGTGGATTCTTCGAGGACCGCGAAAAATTCCATGAGTGCTAGTTGAAACCCTTAAAGCATAGCGCGCAAAAATAGAGTATGTGAAGATGGAGAATGCAATTATATTTTTTCGAGAcggattatttttcaatataagGTGAGACAAAAGTTTGACATTAGTGAAATAAccaatatttcaataaaaaactaTATCCgataaaaagaaataaataccccaaagtgaaccttcaacatattggctacaattttgctTAACAAACTTGACTCGaaatatttattcattttatttgtgaattttaggcaatttgcaatttttttccgcgggaaaagaaacttttgccccactttactttGATGAGATTAGAAAATAAGTCATTTGCTTACGAATCTTTCCCATCATAAACATGAATCTGAGCCATtctgtttgaagcaaattaaaccACGTTTGGCCACAGATTTTCCGCAGTTAACTGAGGAATCGAATCAATTATGAAGAAAATTAAAGACAACAGAAATCACTAGTCGGCAATGCTCGTTGGCAACATAATATGTTCAATTGCTTCTTTTCCACAGCTTTGTTCGACAGTTTGGCTGTCAAAACAACGTTTCTGATAAAATAAATTGAGCAAACGGTATTTTGCATTGGCTAAATAATTCAAAATCATTCTAAAAAATAggtactagcgttctactactaatatttctattgttgaTTATTGATATAGTTGGACCATAATGTAACTTATTTCGACGATTAACTGGACAAATGAGCATATAAATATATTACAATGAAAGACTTTTGcattttgttaatattttgtAATGCTATATTTCAGTAATTCATCCATTTCACAGCTTGATTCCATCCTTGTCGGCTTCAGCAACGTATTTCTGGACGTACTTGTTATCGGGGTCGTATTTGGCCTTCAGCATGGTCCATTCCTCTGGCTTGTTCTCGGTCAAAAACTTGATGATCTTGGTGCTGGACGTTTGCTGCTTCTCGCTACACTTGGAGCAGTTGTTTTCCAGAGCATCAGGCAGGACACGCTTCAGTTCGTTACCTTCCGGAGTGCAAGCACCAGTGTCCATCAGGCAGTTGAAGTAGTTCTTGAACAAACGGTCTGACTTCAGGATCTCATCAATGTCGATGCTGTCGTATTTGGTGGTGTACTTGTCGTCTTGGGCAGCAGCCACGGCGATCAGGGCGAGAGCAAcgatgaaaaatttcattttcgaaTGGTTGTTTTGAGCTAAAATAAAGTTGATTGCTTAGTTAATAGTTCTATAATCAATTCAGGGAGTTCATTAATTAACCCTTAGCGTACTTTTAGAAAACCCACCTTGTTGTTTGTAGCTAAGCAGATTTGAACTATGTTCCTGTCCAAACATGCAGCTTCTTTATATAGTGTGCAGATTGAGAATTCATTCTGTGTTTCATTCCCGAAGGAATGCTTTTTCATCGCACATTGCTCTTGCATTTGAAGCTTGTGTGCGATGATAATTACCTATCGCGGAATAACTGATCAAAAGGTGATGAACACGTTCATATCGTCATCTATTTCTGCATCATCACATAGGATGATGATTGCTCGCGAAAAAAAGCATGTTCTACCACATTCAAAATTAATATGGTATGAATGATCTGATAAATGTCAATCACCGAACGTAGCGTAGGTATGCTGATAATTTCAAATCCATTAAGAAGGTTCATGTGCTCTAATTCATATGTTTCTTCTTCTAATTCTTCTTTGCATTacgtaaccgcggactctaatcactcggttaaggaagacCCCAATTCATATgcattctatgttttttttagaaaacttaAGGTTTCTTCAACTTTATtgttttaagagcacaaatctggaaaagCGAATactcgtttgagctgaaaacttaatcgattggtcaccagatttgtgctcttgaaaatttgaggtttggcttcgattcatcttcccTTAAATGACATTTTTAATCAATCAACCATGTTTATAGATTTTATAAtttcacagcgtaacaaaaattacatttttgcgtgtctcaaggatcaaattatgtgtctccagtagttttggagttgctgaatctgatgccattctcagaaatgttccagcacaatTTTTatctacaggtcgccaaagttgtataaaacactggtttcatagatgtttacataaaatttaaaatataatttatcaaacttttttgtgatccaatctactaagcatgcaaaataggaacTGCACTTTCAATTTGGACATAACTTGGTTGAAATTGAACGATTAAATTTAgcttaaaccgattttttcaacatgcttgctgtgtccatacaaaattattcgtttctcttatatgggaaaatacaattcttctttgaatcatcaaaaaaataacttttccgcatctaaattattataaattttattgataagtattgttatacacataaagtttaatttttgtttcaaatttggcagataaattgccttacaagctggcaaacttgcatgcaagttgactaaaatagtcattttaccaatatctctaaaactagacgtgctatgatatttttgaaaatgacaatggattcagcaactcttaattaagtaaatagcaatattttgctccttgagacaaaaacgtgttccgcagtgttttcATAAGTCCTTTATTTTTAAGCCTTCTTCATCCTTGTGATGACGCTAGTTGCATAACGCAAACCCATTTTGTAAGCGGGGCGGTACGATTTCCGGTCAGTTCGGAATCATTCCGTAATGATATAACGATTTATTATTTCAGTGGAGTTTTAAAGAGTCGTTGATATTGGTAAAAAAGCATgccattttgatattttaagtTACAACCGATGATATAATAAAACACGTACATTCTTCTTTTCTAAAACTAAATGCCTTTTGAAAGAACCGTTATCAAATAGCTGTTCTAGTGTTACGCTCACTTGACAGAAAAGATCATGAAAGCATATTAATTAGATCCACCCATGCAGCCAACAGCTTACAGTGCTCTCGGTGATTGACATTGATCCGATCATTCACATCATTCGTCATTTTCATCGTCTGAATATTGCAGAACAAGCTTTTCGGCAAGCCTTTTTCGCGAGCAATCATCCTTCCTCTATGATGCTGCAGAAATAGATGACGAAATTGACGTGTTCATCCCCCCACGATTGGTTGAACCGTGATAAACAATTATCGTCTCACACAAGCTTCTAAGGGGAAGCAAATTGCGATGGTTCCATCCAGCGGAACAAACCTGCAAGCTATCACTATATAAAGCAGCTGTTTGTTTTGATAGGAGCATAGTTCAAATTTGCTCAGCTTCAAAAAACAAGGTAAGTTGTCCAAAGAGTACTAAGAATCCTTATATGGACTTCCTGTAAGGATAATCGAGCTATTAACTAATCGATCAAAAACTTTTCAGCtcgaaaatcatttgaaaatgaagttctTTATCGTTGCTTTGGCCCTGTTCGCCGTGGCTGCTGCCCAGGATGACAAGTACACCACCAAGTATGACAGCATCGACATTGATGAGATCCTGAAATCGGACCGTTTGTTCAAGAACTACTTCAACTGCCTGATGGACACTGGAGCATGTACACCAGAGGGCAATGAACTGAAGCGTGTCCTGCCCGATTCCTTGGAGAACAATTGCTCCAAGTGTAGCGAGAAGCAGCAAACGTCCAGCACCAAAATCATCAAGTTCCTGACGGAGAACAAGCCAGAGGAATGGACCATGCTTAAGGCCAAATACGACCCAGATAACAAGTACGTCCAGAAATACGTTGCTGATGCCGACAAAGATGGAATCAAGCTGTAAAAGAGTTGTgtaatattgcaaaatttttgcCAAATTCAAAGATCTCCGAAAAACCGCATTTGTTTTCGATACGAATTGACGCCAATATAAATTGTGAACCAATGgaaaatacaatttaaaaacaCTTTATAATCGatttgaaatcaattttattagtaTCACAGGGACtttttattatgatttatcGTTTGCGTGGAAGCTTTATCAACTACCAAAatactaaacattacatataccgttttcaatgtttgccgttcaaaagttctcactatCGAGACTCGTTTAAACAAGCATTTTTAAtagatatctatgcaaatttttAATGTTCAACTGCCTGAGACGTTCCTTAGTAGTTGAAAGATTACAATTGATGATTTagcttttctatttatgatttatgtccggagttcaaatcaaagtgtccagatatgaggcaaaagtaaggaagcgtcatGAAAGGTTCGTACttttacatttatttaaaattattcatgtttcgaaaccaaaatcttgactcaccattcgaaagttgaGTCTTTTGAAGGCTTGATAACGtagaggaatcatacagaatgataaaTCTTTATGTGCTCTTTGATGAGTAATACTTCACTGGAGCCTTAAGTAtgcgtaatatgaatcaatacggtactttgcaattggatcaaAAGCACAAATTGAAGTGAAAGTTGTGAAAAAGTTTCACGTCCTCTTTTTGAGAATCGAACTTACGACTTCCTGTTCGCTGGAGAGGGCGCGTTACccttaggggccgtccataaatgacgttgCATTTTTTCACTGCTTTTTCACACACCCTCCCACCTCGAAGCGTtttgtcacaaatgctgatactccCCTTGGAAagtacgtagcatatcaagcaaccACTTATCATAAGAGTTCATAATATTGTCGGTGCTCGAAAGACGTTTTTGatagtttagaaaagtattgtatttttccatacaagagaaacgaagaattttgtattgaGACTGCaaacatattgaaaaaatcgattgaatctaAATTCAATCGATCAATTTAAACCAAATGTTATTTAATATGAGAGTTCAAGCCCTAttatgcatgcttggtggataagattacAACAAACATTGATAAagcatactttaaattttatgtaaacctccttaaaaccagtgttttatacaactttggcgacctgtagcaaaaaattgtgacgtgctggaacatttctaagTACGGCATCAGATTctgcaaccccaaatctactagagacacataatttggttcttgagacacgcaaaaatgtcatttttgttacgctgtgtgaGCGACCCAGTGTCATATTCCATGCCACGGGTTGAAGCGGAATTTTATTTAAACCACCATCCGTCGGTTCCGGGAGACGGGCTCGGCCACCATCCGTCGGGATTCGGGCGCCCGTGTTCGGCGAGGACACCAGCAGTCATCAAGGTGGTGAGGGAGCGGGTTCGTCGAAAAATGAACCGCTCGATCCGGACggacgtagcgccatcaaaagtaaagtaaaagtCGATCCGGAACACCGATGCTGGCCTGAATGTGTCGATCTGGACTGCTTACATCATCATGACGAAGGACCTGGGATACAAGCCGCACAAGAAACGCAAGGTTCACTgagtaaggcagcgtccatttattacgtaacgctaaaatttgaaatttttgaccccctcccccctccgtaacgcttttgtatgaaaaatttcaattttttgtatgagccgtaacgcttgagcctactcccacccaccccctagagtgttacgtaatttgtggatgccgcctaacggAGGCTACAACGAAAAAGAGGCTGGACAGAGCCAAGCTGATACTTTCACGGCACGCTGGTCAGTTTGTGTTTTCTGATAAGAAACTCTTTGTTTTGCAAAAGCCGTATAATGTCATCCCCCATCCGTCATAATCATCCCGTGGTTCCAAAGCGCCGCGTGATGGTTTGGGGTTTTTATCGATAAAACGTGAAAATCAACGCAGCGTATTATAATACCGAGGTTCTGGAGAAGGTTGTGGCCCCGGCACTTCGGGACCTCAACGTGAATGATCATTTCGTTTTTCAACAGGACGGTGCACTGGCCCACACGGCGAATATCGTCCAAGCGTAGTGTCGAGAGAATTTAACTGCTTTTCTCGATAAGACTTTGTGACCTCCCAGCTCCCCAGACCTTAATCTCCTGGACTATTGTACATGGTTGTACATGAACGAACAGCAAATGAGCACTATGGACCAATTTAAGAAGCTCATTTCCAAGATCTGCGACGATATGTCAATGAACCAGGTGCTTGCCGCGTGCGATTCTTTTGAGAAACGTCTCAAGCTCGTCACAAACCACAAAGCGAGGGTGCTCCCAGCTAATGTGCCCTAAAGGTTCTCAATAAACGTTGCTTCAATagaaattttcttaggaaaGAATATCttgtattttcatttttaacacattttttaagTGTGTTTGAACTTATTGAACACCctgtatatgtaatgttttgtttttcggtagttgttatcaCATTAGGGGTACAAATAGCCCTAGCGATGGACGCGCAGATTATAGCAAGACCAATGTGAGGGTTTTTGGTTCGAATTCCAATGAGGAAAACAGGTAATTTCATTGAGATTTAGAATATCGGAACCTTTAGGcaatttttagaatttcactGTTTTGCTTCAGATAAATCTTAAGAGAAAAATTAAATTATGAACGTGATGAACGCAATTATCAAATTgagaaaagaataaaaaaaatatattatgttGGTTCGAATGTAATCAATTTGAGCGAAATATTTCGACTTTGCAATATTATGTTAGAAGGACATTCAATTAAGACATTCAGACATTCAATGTTTTTCGACGTTTCAACTCCAGGGTTCAGTGTTTCTTAACGAAAAAAAATGGGTTTGTTCTTTGTCTTGACTAAAATGCGTTCTTTAACGGTCAAATTTACAGCACAAACAGTATTCTATACGAAGCGAAGCCGAAACATTTTGttagattttcatgttttccgggctccagaaaaaatatctttgtattTTAATCCTGCAAATTATGGTGTTATATCTGGTTTAATTTACTATATAGTAAAGTAGTTCAGAGATATTCAATGTTAGGAGTTAGGAACCGGTTGGattgaacaaataaataaataaagttacAATTTAATTTACTCATTACACGTGGTAAAGATATAcaaattatgagtgaaattatgaaaaaaattccaCGTGCTCAGGTGGGTCCCACTTTTGTCCATCTTTATCACTTGTAATgcgttaattcattttaaaccCATGCGGactggattaccgaacagctaaATATGggcagacaattaatcgttccataaaaaaacataaaatttccataaaaattgcaaaatttgccagtaaagaaactagggtaaaatcaacagaaaagttggaaatttacataaaaaaataaagaagtgcatagaaaaaacaaaattttccataaataaaaaaattttgagcaataaatagattcaagaGTGCAATAGAAttgacaataatctcactaaaaaatatcgaatttcacatttaaaaacctcaaaatgtccctattttcttcactaaaagcaagaaataattataaattttccacaaaaaaaaccaaaatttgcaataaataaataataattcgcccacaataaatcaaaaatttccattcaaagaatcaaaaagagcaatagcagtaaatgcaaagtggcaataaacaaacccaactgagcaattcaaaatgacaatcaatacataaaaatgttgtagaaaattccaatatttaagtaataattattggaaaataacgtaattttccaataatgagtaataatgtgtgtaatggatttcacaaattttcagtcaaactgaagcattgttttcacaattggagttaacaagtcgtcgtatgtagatgtagtagttgcattttagagttcgataattaattacgtaagaatttaggggaggggagagcggggagattggccgggtttgaaaaaatatttcttgccatgtagaaaaaaataatgtttcatacaaaaaatcatacatggaagggaaggcgaggtttcgaaaaatcacaaaaaaatgttttttaatacaccccatcgttaggcgctacaattttaattatttcggcaaagttgaaatgaaacatggaacatgggatatctaatcttccaatattaggaacacttatgtcactgcttgagttatgtccaactacattgatggtagaagcttatgctctcatgccccaccagccagggaactggtgtttacaaactaagcatcaTTTTTGGCAACACTTTATGCGGCATGATGGAACTTTGTCGAGCGCGCTAAGTGTTGTTACACCATCGACGTAGTTGCATGGAGTGGGTGATGAGGTACAAAAGTAGCGTTACAGCATGCTTAATCATATTTGTAGTACTGAGACAACCCGATAGATCTAAATATGAACCTATTATAAGAtactttaaaaagcgttgtattcgtatgcaaataaaataaaataattaggaAAAAACTTATCAATCGAAGTATACACATTTCTGCAACTGCTGTGGGCAGTTACACCAAAGATGAAAGTGAATTTCCGTATTATGAGTCCGTATTATGTTTAAAATCACTCGTCACTAGCTCAGTAGAGAAACCTATCGAAGAACAGAGACTTACCTTGTTGTGCTATACTCGTCTAACGTACCTTCGTCAACTCTGGTTCCTGAA includes:
- the LOC5573156 gene encoding ejaculatory bulb-specific protein 3 isoform X1, with product MFGQEHSSNLLSYKQQAQNNHSKMKFFIVALALIAVAAAQDDKYTTKYDSIDIDEILKSDRLFKNYFNCLMDTGACTPEGNELKRVLPDALENNCSKCSEKQQTSSTKIIKFLTENKPEEWTMLKAKYDPDNKYVQKYVAEADKDGIKL
- the LOC5573156 gene encoding ejaculatory bulb-specific protein 3 isoform X2; this encodes MKFFIVALALIAVAAAQDDKYTTKYDSIDIDEILKSDRLFKNYFNCLMDTGACTPEGNELKRVLPDALENNCSKCSEKQQTSSTKIIKFLTENKPEEWTMLKAKYDPDNKYVQKYVAEADKDGIKL
- the LOC5573157 gene encoding ejaculatory bulb-specific protein 3 codes for the protein MKFFIVALALFAVAAAQDDKYTTKYDSIDIDEILKSDRLFKNYFNCLMDTGACTPEGNELKRVLPDSLENNCSKCSEKQQTSSTKIIKFLTENKPEEWTMLKAKYDPDNKYVQKYVADADKDGIKL